Proteins from one Legionella taurinensis genomic window:
- the mpl gene encoding UDP-N-acetylmuramate:L-alanyl-gamma-D-glutamyl-meso-diaminopimelate ligase yields the protein MHLHILGIGGTFMSALAILAREAGHQVTGCDANCYPPVSDLLAAKGIEWSEGYEDTARALKADCVIVGNAMKRGVPVLEAVLNHSKQYTSGPEWLAQNILTRYRVLAVAGTHGKTTTTSMLAHILQEAGLNPGFLIGGVAPNFATSARLGSGEWFVIEADEYDSAFFDKRPKLMHYRPQIAVLNNLEFDHADIYTDLAAIKQQFHYYLKTIPSTGTVLKPRDDQALNDVIARGIYSHLEDLALEGTAAWRAEILDESGSHFRVWHQGKPVAEVQWPLIGRFNIENGLAALAASTHAGVKPGIAAEALARFAPVKRRLEVKSNRHGITVYDDFAHHPTAIGKTIEALKQSQRHQRIFAVMEFASYTMRSGVHAADMAKALAPVDGAFVLTPQQFNLADLARTWTCPYQLLPDTDSIIASLVNTVQPGDAVLIMSNRGFDNIHQQLVRRIDERFLSASSMI from the coding sequence ATGCATTTACACATTTTGGGAATAGGCGGGACCTTCATGAGCGCGCTCGCTATTCTGGCGAGAGAAGCCGGGCATCAGGTCACCGGATGTGACGCAAACTGTTATCCGCCGGTCAGTGACTTGCTTGCAGCCAAAGGGATTGAATGGTCTGAAGGCTATGAGGACACGGCCAGGGCGTTGAAGGCGGACTGCGTGATTGTCGGTAATGCCATGAAGCGCGGCGTACCGGTACTCGAAGCCGTGCTCAATCACAGCAAACAGTACACTTCAGGCCCTGAATGGCTGGCGCAAAACATTTTAACCCGTTACCGCGTGTTAGCGGTGGCGGGGACTCACGGTAAAACCACCACCACCTCCATGCTCGCCCACATTCTTCAGGAGGCTGGCTTGAATCCGGGTTTTTTAATTGGCGGCGTCGCGCCCAATTTTGCCACCAGTGCGCGGCTTGGGTCGGGGGAATGGTTTGTCATCGAGGCGGATGAGTACGACAGTGCCTTTTTTGACAAACGACCCAAATTGATGCATTACCGTCCGCAGATTGCCGTGTTAAACAACCTGGAGTTTGATCATGCGGACATTTACACGGATTTGGCAGCCATCAAGCAGCAGTTTCACTACTACCTAAAGACGATTCCATCGACTGGCACCGTCCTTAAACCCCGGGATGATCAGGCATTAAATGACGTCATTGCCCGCGGCATTTACTCTCATCTTGAAGACCTTGCCCTTGAAGGCACAGCCGCCTGGCGGGCGGAGATTCTTGATGAAAGCGGCAGCCATTTTCGCGTCTGGCATCAGGGCAAGCCGGTGGCGGAGGTACAATGGCCTTTAATTGGCCGCTTTAACATTGAAAACGGCCTGGCCGCACTGGCTGCCAGCACCCACGCAGGGGTTAAGCCGGGCATTGCGGCTGAAGCCCTGGCCCGCTTTGCCCCGGTCAAGCGGCGTCTTGAAGTCAAATCCAACCGCCATGGTATCACCGTCTATGATGATTTTGCGCATCACCCCACGGCCATCGGCAAAACCATCGAGGCATTAAAGCAAAGCCAACGGCATCAACGCATTTTTGCAGTCATGGAATTTGCTTCCTACACCATGCGCTCGGGCGTGCATGCGGCAGACATGGCGAAGGCGCTGGCGCCGGTGGATGGCGCCTTTGTCTTAACTCCACAGCAATTTAATCTCGCTGACTTAGCCAGGACCTGGACCTGCCCCTACCAGTTGCTACCGGATACCGACAGCATCATTGCCAGCCTGGTCAATACCGTGCAGCCGGGCGATGCCGTGTTGATTATGAGTAACCGGGGCTTTGATAACATTCATCAGCAGTTGGTTCGCCGCATTGATGAACGCTTCTTATCCGCCTCATCCATGATTTAA
- a CDS encoding YhdP family protein, with protein sequence MSTRKSNGIVKTRRTTLINAVVNFFKRIRIFLAAFIIVAALLSSLFRALTPWATQYKSEVEQHLSTLLGESVTIQSMETGWYWFEPVIKLNQVTVTDAHRDTIKLRQLFVGINLFSSLWHWQIQPGVLYINDVKLTARQQQDQWQIDGLTTHDRQPIHWTDDSYQPVLAWILAQQKIIIKHLSLDVHLKDGTFIPARGINLVIGRSGWGYRIKAKAHLRQQVPTALQWVAYLTLDPYHLDKTEGQVYLSLKNVVPAQWQGFFNPERYTVTDGRGDVQVWTDIKAGHLEDAQARVDIYRLALNDNQTQRHNRLDRFKANLAWQLTRTGWQLSGDHVGLEINHRHWPQNQFLVEYQKPLNTWTIYVKQLLIESLLSLDVSWPDSFKPWLAVKPQGLLKDTRIQVKNDAPAFLLTQFKALGWEAFGPYPGVENLSGVLSWQPNEGHVEIDGEYTVIKPKDKPPVTFLSLNTVLDWKELSHGLRISLDRLVLRHPDLLLSGNGVLDDVTASEIGHITLTAALSASKAQRWLLYLPSQSLKPKLDAWLKHDVKRIDKLVANVNINGRGADFPYDKAEGEFEINGHLSGVDLVFAPQWPVTKDIEAYVQVKQRTFNADVVYADLQGIVLNEANVVINNLGLNRETLLVHTKVDTSASKAQSYVLASPLNKKLSALNSLQMSGPLSLDLQLEAALYPENDDILALGDITFKNNQVKVNHTLENIELHELNGSLQFDHEGVLDSSLQASLLNNPVSILIQSIRSSNPRTEVRIKAKTNIALLRDKLNLSIFELMRGDFWLEGLLIITENKQDLDQFQIKSSLSGLKIDLPPPLNKTADSKAPLTVDIHFNPDKALRFRINYDSRLSADLWFSGPKGQFHLQKGEIRLGSSTARWQEQLGLQIVGSLASFDLRQWLDTLAKLPATRSKESVSDAVSFIDLRLKQARIAERNYTDLAVQATRLNANEWSIEIEQQRVKANLRYKIKERLLSGVLGHLYWDKNSDRQSKPSTLNVSDMPNLDLRINDFRYDTFNLGQVALKMTRAPKAWRLDYCKIKTPAYQVTATGQWTQEAPSSQTQIKVDMQINDLAGSLARWHISPVVESSFGQIELRGTWPGSYTDFALNKVKGTMALYFKHGRITNLSSETEEKLGLGKLLSILSLQTIPRRLKLDFSDLKNDGYSFDVLKGSFDVRNGAIHTTDSYIDGPVAYASMKGSLDLARQLYDVDLQVSPHITASLPIVATIAGGPVAGVATWVASKIINQGMQKIRAYTYKISGPWKQPVVQQVSIFRKEKNQ encoded by the coding sequence ATGAGTACGCGCAAAAGCAATGGTATAGTAAAAACTCGACGAACAACCCTGATAAACGCGGTGGTTAACTTTTTTAAGCGAATAAGGATTTTCCTGGCTGCATTCATTATTGTCGCGGCATTACTTTCCAGTCTGTTTCGTGCGCTGACGCCCTGGGCTACGCAGTATAAATCAGAAGTGGAACAGCACTTGTCAACCCTGCTGGGGGAGTCTGTGACGATTCAGTCGATGGAAACCGGGTGGTATTGGTTTGAGCCGGTGATTAAGCTTAATCAGGTCACCGTGACGGATGCGCATCGTGACACCATCAAACTCAGGCAATTGTTTGTGGGCATTAATCTGTTCAGTTCCCTGTGGCATTGGCAGATTCAACCTGGCGTGCTCTACATCAATGACGTGAAGCTGACGGCAAGGCAACAGCAGGATCAATGGCAGATTGATGGCTTAACCACCCATGACAGACAGCCGATCCACTGGACCGACGACTCCTACCAGCCGGTTTTAGCCTGGATTCTGGCGCAACAGAAAATCATCATTAAACACCTGTCTTTGGATGTGCACTTAAAAGACGGCACCTTTATTCCTGCCCGTGGCATCAACCTGGTCATTGGTCGAAGCGGATGGGGTTATCGCATCAAGGCCAAGGCGCACCTTCGCCAGCAGGTCCCCACCGCGCTGCAGTGGGTGGCTTACCTGACGCTTGATCCCTATCATCTCGACAAGACAGAGGGGCAAGTGTATCTCTCATTGAAAAACGTGGTGCCTGCGCAATGGCAGGGTTTTTTTAATCCAGAGCGCTACACGGTGACTGATGGACGCGGCGATGTGCAGGTGTGGACGGACATTAAGGCCGGTCATCTCGAGGACGCCCAGGCGCGGGTCGATATTTACCGTTTGGCCTTGAATGACAATCAAACGCAGCGCCATAACCGTCTGGATCGTTTTAAAGCCAATTTAGCCTGGCAACTCACCCGGACTGGATGGCAGTTAAGCGGCGATCATGTGGGTCTTGAAATTAATCATCGCCATTGGCCGCAAAATCAATTCCTCGTGGAGTACCAAAAGCCGCTCAATACCTGGACAATCTACGTCAAACAACTACTCATCGAGTCCCTGTTGTCTCTGGATGTCTCCTGGCCTGATTCGTTTAAACCCTGGCTAGCCGTCAAACCCCAGGGCCTGCTTAAAGACACCCGCATTCAGGTTAAAAACGACGCGCCTGCCTTCCTGCTGACCCAATTTAAAGCCTTAGGCTGGGAAGCGTTCGGTCCTTATCCCGGGGTAGAAAACCTGTCGGGGGTATTAAGCTGGCAACCGAACGAAGGCCATGTGGAGATTGACGGTGAGTACACGGTCATTAAACCCAAAGACAAACCGCCCGTGACCTTTTTATCCTTAAACACGGTGCTGGACTGGAAAGAGCTTAGTCATGGCCTGCGCATCAGCCTGGATAGACTCGTCTTACGGCACCCGGATTTACTGCTCAGTGGCAATGGCGTTCTTGATGACGTGACAGCCAGCGAGATAGGCCACATCACTTTAACGGCGGCCTTATCCGCAAGCAAGGCCCAACGCTGGCTGCTTTATCTTCCCTCCCAATCGCTTAAACCCAAGCTTGATGCCTGGCTTAAGCACGATGTGAAGCGCATTGATAAACTCGTCGCCAATGTCAATATCAATGGCCGTGGCGCCGACTTTCCCTATGACAAGGCTGAGGGTGAATTTGAGATCAATGGCCATTTAAGTGGAGTGGATTTGGTTTTTGCCCCCCAATGGCCGGTGACCAAAGACATTGAAGCTTATGTACAGGTCAAGCAACGCACCTTTAATGCCGACGTGGTTTATGCCGATTTGCAGGGAATTGTGTTAAATGAAGCCAATGTGGTCATTAATAATCTTGGGTTGAACCGCGAAACCCTGCTGGTGCACACCAAAGTCGATACCAGTGCCAGTAAGGCGCAGAGCTATGTTCTGGCCTCACCGCTGAATAAAAAACTCTCGGCTCTAAACAGCCTGCAGATGAGCGGCCCCTTAAGCCTCGATCTCCAGCTTGAAGCGGCCTTGTATCCGGAAAATGACGACATTCTCGCCTTAGGTGATATCACGTTTAAAAACAATCAGGTGAAGGTGAATCACACGCTTGAAAACATAGAACTGCACGAGTTGAATGGCTCCCTGCAATTTGATCATGAAGGCGTGCTCGACAGCAGTTTGCAGGCGTCGCTGCTCAATAATCCGGTGTCAATACTGATCCAGTCCATACGTTCCTCCAATCCGCGTACCGAGGTCAGGATTAAAGCCAAAACCAACATCGCCCTGTTACGCGACAAATTGAATTTATCCATTTTTGAATTGATGCGGGGGGATTTCTGGCTGGAAGGGCTTCTGATTATAACCGAGAATAAACAGGATCTGGATCAGTTTCAGATCAAATCCTCCTTAAGCGGTCTTAAGATCGATTTACCGCCGCCGTTAAACAAAACCGCCGACAGCAAAGCGCCGTTAACCGTCGACATCCATTTCAATCCGGATAAAGCCCTGCGTTTTCGCATCAATTACGATTCACGACTCAGTGCGGATTTGTGGTTCAGCGGGCCGAAAGGCCAGTTTCATCTGCAAAAGGGGGAAATCCGCCTGGGCAGCTCCACGGCACGCTGGCAGGAGCAACTGGGTCTGCAGATTGTCGGATCGCTGGCTTCGTTTGATTTGCGCCAATGGCTTGATACCTTGGCCAAATTACCCGCCACCCGCAGCAAGGAAAGCGTTAGCGACGCGGTCAGCTTCATTGACTTGCGTTTGAAACAGGCGCGCATTGCCGAGCGCAATTACACCGATTTGGCTGTGCAGGCCACCCGGTTAAATGCCAATGAATGGTCTATCGAAATCGAACAACAACGGGTGAAAGCCAATCTGCGTTACAAAATCAAAGAGCGTTTGTTAAGCGGGGTATTGGGTCACCTGTATTGGGATAAAAACAGCGACAGGCAGTCCAAACCGTCTACGCTTAACGTCAGCGACATGCCCAATCTGGATTTGCGTATCAATGATTTTCGCTATGACACATTCAATCTCGGGCAAGTGGCCTTAAAAATGACAAGAGCCCCCAAGGCCTGGCGGCTCGATTATTGCAAAATCAAAACCCCGGCTTATCAAGTGACTGCGACCGGCCAGTGGACCCAGGAGGCACCGAGCAGTCAAACCCAAATCAAAGTGGATATGCAAATTAATGATCTGGCAGGCAGTCTGGCCCGATGGCATATCAGTCCGGTGGTGGAATCGTCGTTTGGCCAGATTGAATTGCGAGGCACATGGCCCGGATCGTACACCGATTTTGCCTTAAATAAAGTAAAAGGGACAATGGCGCTTTATTTTAAGCATGGCCGCATCACCAATTTAAGCTCGGAGACGGAAGAAAAACTTGGTTTGGGTAAATTATTAAGCATCTTAAGCCTGCAAACCATCCCGCGGCGTTTAAAACTGGATTTCAGCGATCTGAAAAATGATGGTTACAGTTTTGATGTGCTGAAAGGCAGCTTTGACGTCAGGAACGGGGCGATACACACGACGGACAGTTACATTGACGGTCCGGTGGCCTATGCCAGCATGAAAGGCAGTCTGGACCTGGCAAGACAGCTTTACGATGTGGATTTGCAGGTATCGCCACACATTACCGCAAGCCTGCCCATTGTGGCGACAATTGCCGGCGGTCCTGTGGCAGGCGTGGCCACCTGGGTGGCCAGCAAGATCATTAATCAGGGCATGCAGAAAATCAGAGCCTATACTTATAAAATATCAGGACCGTGGAAACAACCGGTGGTGCAGCAGGTCAGTATTTTCAGAAAGGAAAAAAACCAGTGA
- the fliJ gene encoding flagellar export protein FliJ: MSRQRLERLNTLLGMKEKAMEKAGEMLKQAREQFTAGKSKHDQIVSYRQDYVEQLHRMGDTGCTLGRLRNRIDFINQLDTILIQLNQQLSQLAKFRTQCEKKFLQAKAEKDAVIRLIERVKLQRSEQLARLEQKESDEYAQKQWYSKNSTNNPDKRGG; encoded by the coding sequence GTGTCCAGACAGCGGCTGGAACGCTTGAATACTCTCCTGGGCATGAAAGAAAAGGCCATGGAGAAGGCCGGTGAGATGCTTAAACAGGCGCGCGAGCAGTTTACCGCCGGAAAAAGCAAGCATGACCAGATTGTCAGTTACCGTCAGGATTACGTTGAGCAACTGCACCGTATGGGGGATACCGGGTGTACGCTTGGACGATTACGCAATCGCATTGATTTTATCAACCAGTTAGACACCATTCTTATCCAGTTGAACCAGCAATTGAGTCAACTTGCCAAATTTCGCACCCAATGCGAAAAAAAATTTTTACAGGCTAAAGCAGAAAAAGATGCCGTTATTCGCTTGATTGAACGAGTAAAATTACAACGGAGCGAACAGCTTGCCAGGCTTGAGCAAAAGGAAAGTGATGAGTACGCGCAAAAGCAATGGTATAGTAAAAACTCGACGAACAACCCTGATAAACGCGGTGGTTAA
- the fliI gene encoding flagellar protein export ATPase FliI, with the protein MAIYESRLVDALKKFRQVPDSGLRHCGHVSRAVGLTLEAKGFHYPVGARCWVKLNETERVEAEIVGFDGECAYLMSIGQTQGIGPGMLITPSGRVAHVKVGAQLLGRILNGAGVPIDGGEPLVAAESYPLTSAPFNPLQRAPISTAMDVGIRAINGLLTVGRGQRLGLFAGSGVGKSVLLSMMTRFTAADLVVVGLIGERGREVKEFIECNLGEEGLKRAVVVAAPADESPLMRLHGAMVATSIAEYFRDQGKHVLLLMDSLTRFAQAQREIALSIGEPPATKGYPPSVFAKLPQLVERAGNGTQEGGSITAFYTVLTEGDDQQDPIADAARAILDGHIVLNRELAESGQYPAIDLEASISRVMPAIADSKQMSQTLLLKKYLSIYEKNKDLVLLGAYTKGTDKQLDKAIAYREAISNYIAQGMNEAVNYQESLAQLDALAASLER; encoded by the coding sequence ATGGCTATTTACGAATCGCGTCTGGTGGATGCCTTAAAAAAATTCCGCCAGGTCCCGGATTCCGGGCTAAGGCATTGCGGTCATGTGAGCCGGGCTGTTGGCTTAACGCTCGAAGCCAAGGGGTTCCATTACCCGGTTGGCGCGCGTTGCTGGGTAAAATTAAATGAGACTGAGCGCGTGGAGGCCGAAATTGTGGGCTTTGACGGCGAGTGTGCCTACCTCATGTCCATCGGCCAAACCCAGGGAATAGGCCCCGGAATGCTCATCACCCCCAGCGGCCGTGTTGCCCACGTGAAAGTCGGAGCGCAATTGTTGGGGCGAATCTTAAATGGCGCCGGTGTCCCCATTGACGGCGGTGAGCCCTTGGTGGCTGCGGAAAGTTATCCACTGACCAGCGCCCCGTTTAATCCCTTGCAGCGGGCGCCGATTAGCACAGCCATGGATGTCGGTATTCGTGCCATTAATGGTTTGCTGACTGTTGGCCGCGGTCAGCGGCTTGGCCTGTTTGCCGGTAGCGGCGTGGGTAAATCGGTGCTGCTCAGTATGATGACCCGTTTTACCGCGGCTGATTTGGTGGTCGTCGGACTCATCGGCGAACGGGGTCGCGAGGTCAAGGAATTCATCGAATGCAATCTGGGTGAAGAGGGGTTAAAGCGCGCGGTGGTCGTCGCCGCGCCGGCCGACGAAAGTCCCTTGATGCGCCTGCATGGCGCCATGGTCGCCACCAGCATTGCGGAGTATTTTCGTGATCAGGGAAAACACGTGCTGCTGCTGATGGATTCACTGACCCGGTTTGCCCAGGCGCAACGGGAAATCGCCTTGTCCATCGGTGAACCGCCTGCCACCAAAGGGTATCCTCCTTCGGTGTTTGCCAAATTGCCGCAGCTGGTTGAACGGGCAGGGAATGGTACCCAGGAGGGCGGTTCGATTACTGCTTTTTATACCGTATTAACCGAGGGGGACGATCAACAGGATCCCATTGCCGATGCCGCCCGCGCCATCCTTGACGGCCACATCGTATTGAATCGAGAACTGGCGGAATCGGGACAATACCCCGCGATTGATCTGGAGGCTTCGATAAGCCGGGTGATGCCGGCCATTGCGGATTCCAAACAAATGAGTCAAACCTTGTTGCTGAAAAAATATTTGTCCATCTATGAAAAAAACAAGGATTTGGTCTTGCTGGGCGCTTACACCAAAGGCACCGACAAGCAGCTGGATAAGGCCATTGCCTATCGCGAAGCCATCAGCAATTACATTGCCCAGGGTATGAATGAGGCCGTCAATTACCAAGAAAGCCTGGCGCAACTGGATGCCCTGGCTGCAAGCCTGGAGCGCTAA
- a CDS encoding FliH/SctL family protein yields MNKDFQPLYDESNKKDFSAWEYKKDEKPAKDPVVDEQALLAAECERLREEAKAKGYQEGLQQAQDEMNQLRDELKEWLEFIQNPVQLVDKNVSEEIIKTIIWLCEACIGIEISNSPEKLLLLLEEIKKELPSLRRDQQLVMNTEDVEWLKSQLSHKYRDIIAMLVSDSTLSRGDFYLRNEYSELDGTLKTRLMNLFSAHLGSLTLDIIEDE; encoded by the coding sequence ATGAACAAGGATTTTCAACCCCTGTATGACGAATCCAATAAAAAGGATTTCAGCGCCTGGGAATATAAAAAGGATGAAAAACCGGCTAAAGATCCGGTAGTGGATGAACAGGCCCTCTTAGCCGCCGAATGCGAACGTCTGCGCGAAGAGGCGAAAGCCAAAGGGTATCAGGAGGGATTGCAGCAGGCCCAGGACGAAATGAACCAGCTGCGGGATGAATTAAAGGAATGGCTTGAGTTTATCCAGAACCCGGTGCAGCTGGTGGATAAAAACGTCAGTGAAGAAATCATTAAGACCATCATCTGGCTTTGCGAAGCTTGCATCGGCATTGAAATTTCCAACTCACCAGAAAAACTCCTGCTTCTGCTGGAAGAGATTAAGAAAGAACTGCCAAGCCTTCGCCGCGATCAGCAACTGGTGATGAACACCGAAGACGTCGAATGGTTAAAAAGCCAGTTAAGTCATAAATACCGCGACATCATTGCCATGTTAGTCAGCGACTCCACCCTGTCGCGCGGCGATTTTTATCTGCGAAACGAGTACAGTGAGTTGGATGGCACCTTAAAAACCCGTTTGATGAATTTATTCAGCGCCCATTTGGGTTCCTTAACGCTTGATATTATCGAAGACGAATAA
- the fliG gene encoding flagellar motor switch protein FliG, with amino-acid sequence MDGIERAAILLLGMGEKNASEVMKYLEPRQVQKVGMAISNMNNVSKAKMQNVLSEFLNAIEEQSSLTVDTENYLRTVLINALGEEKAIPFIDRILVSDKDSGLNRLKWLDARLIADVIRNEHPQIIATILIHLDSEQSAEVVSYFAAEKRAEVLLRMCNIDTVKPEAISELGHVIEKQLSGQKVAKTASVGGIRSVADVINFLDGAIEAEVLEKINEWDQELCDKIKDKMFVFENLVDMDNRSVQTLLRDVTTEQLMLALKGTTEPVKEKIFTNMSKRAADLLREDLEMQGPVKVSDVEKAQRDILAIARSLAEEGKISLGTKGGEEMI; translated from the coding sequence ATGGACGGTATTGAGCGGGCAGCCATTTTGTTGTTGGGTATGGGGGAAAAAAATGCCTCGGAGGTCATGAAGTACCTTGAGCCCCGACAGGTTCAAAAGGTGGGTATGGCCATTTCCAACATGAATAACGTCAGTAAGGCCAAGATGCAGAACGTGCTCAGCGAATTTTTAAATGCCATCGAGGAGCAAAGCAGTCTGACGGTGGATACCGAAAACTACCTGCGTACAGTGTTGATTAATGCCTTGGGCGAGGAAAAAGCCATTCCTTTTATTGATCGTATTCTGGTTTCTGACAAAGACAGTGGCCTTAACCGTTTAAAATGGTTGGATGCCCGTCTCATTGCCGACGTTATCCGTAACGAACACCCGCAGATTATTGCGACCATCCTGATTCACTTAGACAGTGAGCAGTCAGCCGAAGTGGTCAGTTATTTCGCTGCTGAGAAACGCGCGGAAGTGCTGCTTCGCATGTGCAATATCGATACCGTCAAGCCTGAAGCGATTTCAGAGTTAGGTCATGTCATTGAAAAGCAATTAAGCGGACAAAAAGTAGCTAAAACTGCTTCTGTGGGTGGCATTAGAAGCGTGGCTGACGTGATTAACTTCCTAGACGGTGCTATTGAAGCGGAAGTGCTTGAAAAAATCAATGAATGGGATCAGGAGTTATGCGACAAGATCAAAGACAAAATGTTTGTCTTTGAAAACTTGGTCGATATGGATAACCGCAGCGTGCAAACCCTGCTTCGCGATGTGACCACCGAGCAGCTCATGCTTGCTTTAAAGGGAACAACCGAGCCTGTGAAGGAGAAAATATTCACCAACATGTCGAAACGAGCGGCTGATTTGTTGCGTGAAGACCTGGAAATGCAGGGGCCTGTTAAAGTCAGTGACGTGGAAAAGGCTCAACGCGATATTTTAGCGATTGCCCGAAGCCTCGCAGAAGAAGGCAAGATTTCCTTAGGTACCAAGGGCGGCGAGGAAATGATTTAA
- the fliF gene encoding flagellar basal-body MS-ring/collar protein FliF, protein MALADSASKAAAKFASLSIMRQLGLLVGLAASVAIGLGVVLWSREPSYMPLYSQLSNRDSADVVDVLQRNAISFKVDETNGMILVPTNQVQAARMKLAAEGLPRGSGGSFELFAGNNSFSTSQFMENARYIQALEAELARTISQFHDIKSARVHLAIPRESAFVRDTRQPSASVFIDVYSGVEIKKQTIASIINLVASSIPSLSASRVTVVDQNGQLLSEGGGQTLFTETERFLDYRQTLEQQYAQKIQDILTPLLGYGRVSAKVSADIDFTSYEQTQEMYNPEMPAVRSEQLVQDNRNVGPNASSGVPGALSNTPPANSTLTPVRNRNINSQAMTNQDIEANMVHKESTKNFELDKTISHTKNQPGTIRRLTVAVLVDNRSVMNEKTKKMEVKPLSKAELDQVKALVADAIGLNAERGDSLNVVNSNFVKPEPIESLPEPRFWQKDSFWSIIKQVLSGLFVLTIVFGVLRPLFKTLAHSRREEESGSAETQAALSYEGKGLPPNLSDYDQQLHLLRQVVDKEPKRVAQVVKTWVDRG, encoded by the coding sequence ATGGCATTGGCTGACAGCGCATCCAAAGCGGCCGCAAAATTTGCAAGTCTCTCAATCATGAGGCAGTTGGGCCTGCTGGTTGGGCTGGCTGCCAGTGTGGCCATTGGCCTTGGGGTGGTGTTGTGGTCGCGTGAGCCAAGTTACATGCCCTTGTACAGTCAGCTCAGCAACCGTGATTCTGCTGATGTGGTCGATGTGCTGCAGCGTAATGCCATCAGCTTCAAGGTGGATGAAACCAATGGCATGATTCTCGTCCCCACCAATCAGGTTCAGGCTGCCCGTATGAAACTGGCCGCAGAAGGGCTGCCGCGAGGCAGCGGCGGAAGTTTCGAATTGTTTGCAGGCAACAATTCATTCAGCACCAGCCAATTCATGGAGAACGCGCGCTACATTCAGGCGCTGGAGGCCGAGTTGGCGCGAACGATAAGCCAGTTTCACGACATTAAATCCGCACGCGTTCATCTTGCCATTCCGCGGGAATCAGCCTTCGTCAGGGACACGCGCCAACCCAGCGCCTCGGTATTCATTGATGTTTATTCCGGCGTTGAAATTAAAAAACAGACCATCGCCTCCATCATTAACCTGGTGGCTTCAAGCATCCCAAGCCTATCTGCCAGCCGCGTGACAGTGGTGGATCAGAACGGGCAGTTATTAAGCGAAGGTGGTGGCCAAACGCTGTTTACTGAAACCGAACGGTTCCTTGATTACCGGCAAACGCTGGAACAACAATACGCGCAGAAAATTCAGGACATCTTAACGCCGCTTTTAGGGTACGGACGGGTCAGTGCCAAAGTGTCGGCTGACATTGACTTTACCTCTTATGAGCAGACTCAGGAAATGTATAACCCGGAGATGCCGGCGGTCCGAAGCGAACAACTGGTGCAGGATAACCGCAACGTAGGTCCCAATGCGTCCAGTGGTGTTCCCGGCGCCTTGTCCAATACCCCGCCTGCCAATTCGACTTTAACGCCGGTGAGAAACCGTAACATCAATTCACAGGCAATGACGAATCAGGATATTGAAGCCAACATGGTGCACAAGGAAAGCACCAAGAATTTTGAGTTGGATAAGACCATCAGCCACACCAAAAATCAACCCGGAACCATTCGGCGTCTGACCGTGGCAGTCTTAGTCGATAACCGCTCGGTGATGAATGAAAAAACCAAGAAAATGGAAGTCAAACCCTTATCAAAAGCCGAACTGGATCAGGTGAAAGCCTTAGTGGCGGACGCCATCGGCTTGAATGCGGAGCGGGGGGACAGTTTGAATGTGGTTAACAGTAATTTTGTGAAACCGGAGCCCATTGAAAGCCTTCCTGAGCCCCGCTTCTGGCAAAAAGACAGTTTTTGGTCAATTATTAAACAAGTGCTGAGTGGTTTATTTGTACTAACCATCGTGTTTGGTGTACTGAGGCCTTTATTCAAAACCTTAGCCCATTCCCGCCGTGAGGAGGAAAGCGGCTCGGCGGAAACGCAAGCCGCCCTGTCGTATGAAGGGAAGGGATTGCCGCCTAATCTCAGCGATTATGACCAGCAGTTACATCTGCTCAGACAAGTTGTGGACAAAGAGCCCAAACGGGTAGCGCAAGTAGTAAAAACCTGGGTTGATCGGGGGTAA
- the fliE gene encoding flagellar hook-basal body complex protein FliE, producing the protein MSDINTVSLLNQLKVMASEAQGKSVEFANDQVQFNDIFQKTLGEVNALQQTSDGLKARFELGDPNVSIGEVMIAGQKANLGFEAALRVRNRFVQAYQDIMNMPI; encoded by the coding sequence ATGAGCGATATCAATACCGTATCCTTGTTGAATCAGTTGAAAGTCATGGCCAGTGAGGCACAAGGAAAGAGTGTGGAATTTGCAAACGATCAGGTACAGTTTAACGATATTTTTCAAAAGACCCTGGGCGAGGTGAATGCCCTGCAACAGACGTCCGATGGTTTGAAGGCGCGGTTTGAATTGGGTGATCCCAATGTCAGCATTGGCGAGGTGATGATTGCAGGTCAAAAGGCCAACCTGGGCTTTGAAGCCGCCTTGCGTGTGCGCAACCGTTTCGTGCAGGCCTACCAGGATATTATGAATATGCCGATTTAA